The Jatrophihabitans sp. genome includes the window GGTGGTTGAGCAGGCTGGCCGATAGGTGCAGCACGCTTACCCCATGGCGAGCTATCAGCTCGATGATGCGGGCGGGTTCCGGTGTTTGGCCTGGTTGCAGGACGCAGGTGCCGCCGGAGGTCAACGCACCGAACAGTTCCAGGGCGAAGGCGTCCCAGGACACCGGCGAGCACTGCAACCAGACCTGGCCCGGGCCGGCCTCGGCGAAGCGTTGACCGACCAGGGTAGCGCTCAGCGCGCCGTGCGGGGTCAGCACTCCCTTCGGGGTGCCGGTCGAGCCGGAGGTGAACATCACACACAACGTGTCCAACGGCGACACCTGGATGCCGAGGTCACTGATCGGCAGGGTGGCGACCGTGGCCGCTTCCTCGGCCAGTTCGAGCACCGGTCCGGCACAACGGTGGGAGGATCCGGATTCCACGATGCTCAGCACGGGCTGGGCGTGCTCGACCAGTTCGGTCAGCCGCTGTGCCGGATGCTGCGGGTCCAGGACCAGATACCCGCCGCCGGACTTCAACACCGCCAGCAGCAGCGTCACCAACTCCACGCTCCGGGGCAGGCACACAGCAACCAGATCCCCTCGCCGCACTCCACGCGCAGCCAGATGCCGAGCCCACCGGTTAGCGCCGGCATTCAGCTCGGCATAGGTGACGACCTCGTCGCCGAACACGAGAGCCGGCACGTCTGGATGGCGGCTCACCTGGGCTTCGAATACCTCGTGCACGACCTCCGTCGAAATGGTTAGGGGGCCGGTGCTGGTGTCGAGAAGCCAGTCCCGCTCCCCCACGCTCAGCAAATCGATCGTGCTCACCGGGCCATCCGGGTCGGCCGCGATTCCGCTCAGCAGCCGGACGAACCGCTCCAGGGCGGTGGTGGCTGTCACCACGTCGTAGAGGTCGGTGGCGAACTCCAGCAGGCAGTCCAAGCCGTCGGGCCCCTCAAGCACGGTGAGGGTGAGGTCGAACTTGGCGGTCTCGCGCAGGACCGGGAGTTCCTCGGCGGCCAGGCCTGGTATGTCGAGGTGTGCCTCGGTGTTGTTCTGCAGCACGAACATGGTTTGGAACAGGGGGTGGTGAGTCAGGCTGCGGGTGGGGTTGAGTTCTTCGACGAGCCGATCGAAGGGCAGGTCCTGGTGGTCGTAGGCGGCCAGGCTGGTGTCTCGGACCTGGTGGAGCAGATCGGTGAAGGTCGGATTGCCGGACAGGTCGGTGCGCAACACCAGGGTGTTGACGAAGAAGCCGACGAGGTCATCGAGTGCTTCGTCGGTGCGGCCGGCGACCGGAATGCCGATCGGAATGTCGCTGCCGGCGCCGAGCCGGGACAGCAACGCCGCCCAGCCGGCCTGCAGCACCATTGCCAGCGTTGCCTGGTTGTTCCGGGCCACCGTGATCAGCTGCGCTGTCAGAGCCTGGTCGAGGTGAGCCTGCGCCAGGCCGCCGTGATAGCTCGGTTCGGCGGGACGCGGGTGGTCGGCGGGCAGGGTTGCCTGGGCCGGCAGCTCTGCCAATGCGGTGCGCCAGTAGTCCAGTTGGCTGGTGAGGATGCTGTCGGGATCCTCGGTGGCGGCCAGCAGGTCGTGTTGCCACAAGGCGTAGTCGGCGTACTGGACCGGCAATGCAGCCCAGTCCGGTGCCTTACCCTGCCGCCGTGCGGTGTAGGCCTCGGTGAGATCGCGCAGCAGCGGGGTCATCGACCAGCCGTCGCTGGCGATGTGGTGCATGACCAGCAGCAGCACGTGCTGATCGGGTGCCAGGGTGAACAGCCGCGCCCGCAGCGGCAGGTCACCGCCCAGCTCGAACGACTGCTGGGCGGCCGAGTTCAGCCGGCCGGGCAACTCCTCATTGGTGCAGGAGGCGAGCGTCAGCGGCACCGAGGCCTCGTCGGCGGGCAGGATGTGCTGGTAAGGCTGGCCGTCCAGCTCTGGAAACACCGTGCGCAGCGGCTCATGCCGGGCGACCACGTCCTGGATTGCGGCAGCCAACGCCACCCGATCCAACTCCCCTTCCAGCCGCAGCGCGACCGGAACGTTGTAGGCGGGGCTGGGCCCCTGCAAACGCTCCTGCAACCACAACCGCTGCTGCGCATGCGACAACGGCACCACGTCCGGCCGCGACATCGGCCGCACCGGCGGCCGGGCCGCGCTCAAACCATCCAGCAGTGCGTCCAAGGCCGCGACCGTCCGGGCGGTGAAGACCGCCTGCAACCCGAGTTCGACACCGAAGACAGTGCGAATCCGGCTGGCAAGCCGGGCGGCGAGCAAGGAGTGGCCGCCGAGGGCGAAGAAGTCGTCGTCGATGCTGACCTCAGCGACGCCCACTAGGTCGGTGTAGATCGCGCACAGCACCTGCTGACGCGGCGTCCGCGGCTCGCGACCCTGCGACAGCCCGTGCATCTCCGGCTTGGGCAGCGCATGGTAATCGAGCTTGCCGTTGGGGGTAAGGGGCAGTGCGTCGAGGACGACGGTCGCTGCCGGGAGCATGTAGTCGGGCAGGTGGTGCTGGGCATGCTGGATGGCGTCGGCCGGAGTGACGCCGGCGCCCGGGCTCGGCACGATGTAGGCGATGAGCCGGCTGCCGGTGGCCGGGTCGGCGTGCGCGACGACGGCGGCTTGGGCGATGTCAGGGTGGCTGGTGAGGGCCGCTTCGATCTCGCGGGGTTCGATGCGGAAGCCGCGGATCTTGATCTGGTTGTCGGCGCGGCCGAGAATCTCCACGCTGCCTTCAGCGGTCCAACGGGCAAGGTCGCCGGTGCGGTACAACCGTGAGCCGGCCGGGCCGTAGGGGTCGGCGATGAACCGTTGCGCGCTCAAGCTCGGCTGGTTGAGGTAGCCGTGAGCCAGCCCGTCGCCGCTGATGTAGAGCTCGCCGACAGCGCCGGGTGGTAGCTGGTTCAGGCGTGGATCCAGGATGTGGACCTGGGTGTTGTTGATCGGTCCGCCGACCGGGATCCGGCCATCGCTGGTGTGGTCGAGCTGGTAGGCGTTGGAGAACACCATGCTCTCCACCGGTCCGTAGCCGTGCACCAGCCGCAGCCGCGGAAAACGGCTGCGGAGCTGGTTCAGGTGTGCCACGGACGGGGCCTCGCCGCCGGTGAGGACCTGGTGCAGCTGGCCGAAGACCTCGGGATGGGTGTCGGCGATGGTGGCCAGCAGACCCGCTGACAACCACAACGAGCTGACCTGATGGGCGCTGACCAACTCGGCGATGCCGGCCGGATCGGGTCGCTGCCCGG containing:
- a CDS encoding amino acid adenylation domain-containing protein gives rise to the protein MTLLSFAQQRLWFLDRVEGPNSTYNTAHYLRLGGALDVASLRAALSDVVDRHEALRTVFPEVDGQPYQRVLDAGLPLEVRTLDDPSEETLGAALLEASGYQFDLATEPSLRPVLFAVGPEDHVLLLVMHHIASDGWSWDPLLRDLGVAYSARCAGKLPGWQPLPVQYADYAVWQRDVLGSAEDPDSLLNEQLAFWRATLADVPEEISLPTDRPRPATPSGRGAGVAINVDAATHERLTGVAHGCGATLFMVLQAAVACLLARLGAGADVPLGTAVAGRTDAALDELVGFFVNTLVLRADLSGDPSFAELVGRVREADLAAFTHQDVPFERVVEELNPDRVAGRHPLFQTMFVLQNNSNEQPELGELSVGTGTVDMYPAKFDLIFDLTPTVDTDGRPAGITGSLTYATDLWDEVSVERMVERFVGLVGELARTPQARVWGVEVLSAQERGSLAKWNSTAVGYPAELPVHGVFEARVDAAPDAVAVEFGDQRVSYAELDGWANRVARRLSALGLGRGALVGVCVERGPAMVAALLGVLKAGAGYVPLDPSHPDERIAAIVEQAGLAVVLSQGGVAERLPERVRSVLMESVPAADGADSSRPRVPVGAEDVACVLFTSGSTGQPKGVMSPHRATVRTFTGQDYADFDQTWLQSAPVSWDGLSLELWSGLLNGGRCVLAPGQRPDPAGIAELVSAHQVSSLWLSAGLLATIADTHPEVFGQLHQVLTGGEAPSVAHLNQLRSRFPRLRLVHGYGPVESMVFSNAYQLDHTSDGRIPVGGPINNTQVHILDPRLNQLPPGAVGELYISGDGLAHGYLNQPSLSAQRFIADPYGPAGSRLYRTGDLARWTAEGSVEILGRADNQIKIRGFRIEPREIEAALTSHPDIAQAAVVAHADPATGSRLIAYIVPSPGAGVTPADAIQHAQHHLPDYMLPAATVVLDALPLTPNGKLDYHALPKPEMHGLSQGREPRTPRQQVLCAIYTDLVGVAEVSIDDDFFALGGHSLLAARLASRIRTVFGVELGLQAVFTARTVAALDALLDGLSAARPPVRPMSRPDVVPLSHAQQRLWLQERLQGPSPAYNVPVALRLEGELDRVALAAAIQDVVARHEPLRTVFPELDGQPYQHILPADEASVPLTLASCTNEELPGRLNSAAQQSFELGGDLPLRARLFTLAPDQHVLLLVMHHIASDGWSMTPLLRDLTEAYTARRQGKAPDWAALPVQYADYALWQHDLLAATEDPDSILTSQLDYWRTALAELPAQATLPADHPRPAEPSYHGGLAQAHLDQALTAQLITVARNNQATLAMVLQAGWAALLSRLGAGSDIPIGIPVAGRTDEALDDLVGFFVNTLVLRTDLSGNPTFTDLLHQVRDTSLAAYDHQDLPFDRLVEELNPTRSLTHHPLFQTMFVLQNNTEAHLDIPGLAAEELPVLRETAKFDLTLTVLEGPDGLDCLLEFATDLYDVVTATTALERFVRLLSGIAADPDGPVSTIDLLSVGERDWLLDTSTGPLTISTEVVHEVFEAQVSRHPDVPALVFGDEVVTYAELNAGANRWARHLAARGVRRGDLVAVCLPRSVELVTLLLAVLKSGGGYLVLDPQHPAQRLTELVEHAQPVLSIVESGSSHRCAGPVLELAEEAATVATLPISDLGIQVSPLDTLCVMFTSGSTGTPKGVLTPHGALSATLVGQRFAEAGPGQVWLQCSPVSWDAFALELFGALTSGGTCVLQPGQTPEPARIIELIARHGVSVLHLSASLLNH